The following DNA comes from Immundisolibacter sp..
CGTCTGGCGATTTGCGGGATGCAGTATTTTAGGCCCAGCCATACGCCCCGTACGTTGACCGCCATGACCCGGTCGAAGGTGGCGATGTCGTAATCGGTTATGGGCCTTACCTGGCCCTCGATGCCGGCATTTAAAACGGCGATATCAAGCCCGCCGTAGCGCTGCACTGCCGCTTCCACACAGGCCGCCATCTGCTCCGCTTGTGACACGTCGGCGACGCAGTAACTCATCGCATCGGTGCTTTTCGCCACCTCTTTCAGGGCTGTTTCGTCCAGATCAACAAGTAATACGCGTGCGCCCTGCGCGGCGAAGCGGCGCGCAGCGGCTTCGCCGATGCCGCCGGCTGCGCCGGTGATGAGGGCAACTTTTTCAGCCAGTCGATTCACGTGGTGGTCTCCTTGGGAGCAGCGGGTCAGGGTTTCGGGCAGATTCCAGATGCAGGGATACTAACCGCACCCGCGCACGGATTAACGTGGCGGCTGGATCGTCCGCGAAACTCGATACCCGCCAAGGAGCTCAACATTGGAAGTCATTGCGGCGATGCGGGATCGAATCTCGGTACGCGCCTACCTTGATCAGCCGGTTACCAGAGAAACGTTGGAACAGGTGCTGGAGGCGGCGCGCTGGGCGCCGTCGGGCACCAACACGCAGCCATGGCAAGTGCTTGCCGTGACCGGAGCGGTCAAGCAGCGCATCAGCACTGGAATTCTGAGTCACGTGGCCGGCGGTGGCCCGCCGAGCGCCCACTACGACTATTACCCGGACAAGTTCGTCGAGCCCTACAAGGGCCGGCGCTGGCGCTGCGGTATGCAGTTATATGGGGCGCTCGGGGTTGGGGCGCTCGGGGTCAGCATCGACGACAAAGCGGCCCGGCAAAAGGCGATGCTCAATAATTTCGATTTTTTCGGTGCGCCGCTAGGCCTGTTCTTTTACATCGACCGGGCCATGGCGCGGGGGTCCTGGATCGACATGGGCATGTTTCTTCAGAACGTCATGCTCGCGGCGCGTGGTTACGGCCTCGAAACCTGTCCCCAGTTCGCGCTCGCCATGTATCCGCAAATTGTGGCGGAGCACATCGCGGCGCCCGAAAACCACGACCTGGTGTGCGGCATGTCGATCGGGTATGGCGATCCCGACGCGCCGGTGAACCGGTACCGTACCGAGCGGATGGCCGTTCAAGAGTTTTTGACCTGGGCCGAATAGGCGCCGGTTGGTCGGCCCAACGCGCCTACCCCGCCGGTACAGAAGCGCCTCCCGATGTCGTCGCAGGCGAGTTTGCCCGGAACCGGCTCGGTTAGCGCAGGCAGACGGAGCCCGGCCAGGGTGTTCGGACCCGCATTCATGGAGGGCCAGCGCTGTGGCGTGTTTCTGGCATGCCACAGGCAGCGCACTCAGCGAGAGCCGCTATTGGTCCAGGGTCCAATGCAAGCAGGTTTCTGCCACGCTAGACTGCCGGGTTCTCTTGGGTCAGGTCAACCTGGCCGCAGGCGCTCTTCGGCCCAGATTGGCGCTTGTATCGATGGCGCCGGGTCAGAGCACCCGTTTCCAGCTGCCGGATACGTCAGGCGTTTCGCGACTGAAGAAGCGCTGGTTCGCCAAACCTCAGCCTGTCGGTGCGCTATCCAGCCAGCGCGGCCAGCCGGCGTGGATGTTGGCGGCCATGGCCAACTCCCGCTCCCGCCCGTTGGCGTAGCGCCGATCCCAGTCAATGAGCCGCGGCTTGGCGATCATACGTTCCCACAGCGGCGGGATGAACGACGCCAGAAAGCAGGCCACGATGCTCGGCATCTGCGGCGCCTCGGGGTAGGGTCGCAGCAACTCATAGTGCTTGTCGGGGTCGAGGTGATGTTCGGCATGCGTGGATATCTCGAACGACACCGCACGGCTGAAGGTGTTCAAGTGATTCCATGAATGGTGCGGCAGCAGCGGCGTGCCCGGTTCGCGTACCAGGCCGTAGTGCTGCGTGTAGTTGAAGCCGCCCAGAATCAGGAAACACACCGCCCAGGCCGCCAGCAGCCAGGGCAGACCGAGCGGCCCCGCCAGCCACACAAACAGACCGACCCAGGTGCTGACGCTGAGCACCGCCCAAACCACGCGACTGCGCCACCAGAATACGGAATGCCCGGTTTTGCCCAGGCGATTTTTTTCGATCTGGTACGCGATACGGGTGCCGTGAACGATCGAGCGCCTGACAAAGCCGTATACCGACTCCCCGCGTACTGGAGTGTCAGAGTCCGCCGCGGTGCCGACGAACGGATGGTGGCCGTGCACGTGGTTGAGGTCGTTCATCGGCAGGCCGAACACCGTCAGGTACAGGCTGCAGTAAGCGATCTCCAGCGGATGCTTGCGGTGCATCAGTTCGTGGGCTGACGGAAGGCCGCCCAGCGCACTCAGGAACGCCACCGCAATCAAGGCGCCCAGCATGTTGAACAGGCCCAGATCATCGGCGCGGATGTGTAGCGCAAATAACACCCACAGCGTCACCATCAGCGGCAGTTGCAGGTACAACACGCCGTTGTAGAACCACTTGCCGGCGCCTCCGCGCAGGCTCAGGTCCACGCCGGAAGTGAAATCCAGCAGCGCCAGGCTGACGAAGCCAGCCAGCCCCAGCCATACCCAGCCACCGCCCAGGGCCAAGCCCACGATGCCGTTGCCCAGCATGGCGGTGGCAATGAGGTAACGCGCGTATTCGCCTATCCGTGGCATGTCTTTAGTCCTTGGTTAAGATTTGAACGAGGGGCCGGTCAGCTGATGTGCCGGCACCCGGGTTTGTCTGTTGACCAGATCCGGGTGGGTACCGCCGCCGCTGGGCATGCGCACGTCCATGCCCGTGGTGTCGATGTCCAGACGCGCCAAGCCGACCAAGCCTGGCCACGTCCAACCAAATTTCCGGCGTCTCCCAGGGCCATGCTTCTGTACCTTGGTCTTAGGCAGCGGCATGCAACCGGCTGATCATGTCGACGAGTTAGCAACTAAGTTCGCGTGTCAAGGTCGGTGGGT
Coding sequences within:
- a CDS encoding SDR family NAD(P)-dependent oxidoreductase, with the translated sequence MNRLAEKVALITGAAGGIGEAAARRFAAQGARVLLVDLDETALKEVAKSTDAMSYCVADVSQAEQMAACVEAAVQRYGGLDIAVLNAGIEGQVRPITDYDIATFDRVMAVNVRGVWLGLKYCIPQIARRGGGSIVITSSVAGLSGADNMSAYCASKHAVVGLMRTAAGECAPMNIRVNTVNPAPIETRMMRSLETGFLPDQPDAAKAFITQRIPMQRYGTPQEVADLMLFLAGDESPYCTGGTYTVDGGMFCR
- a CDS encoding nitroreductase codes for the protein MEVIAAMRDRISVRAYLDQPVTRETLEQVLEAARWAPSGTNTQPWQVLAVTGAVKQRISTGILSHVAGGGPPSAHYDYYPDKFVEPYKGRRWRCGMQLYGALGVGALGVSIDDKAARQKAMLNNFDFFGAPLGLFFYIDRAMARGSWIDMGMFLQNVMLAARGYGLETCPQFALAMYPQIVAEHIAAPENHDLVCGMSIGYGDPDAPVNRYRTERMAVQEFLTWAE
- a CDS encoding alkane 1-monooxygenase; amino-acid sequence: MPRIGEYARYLIATAMLGNGIVGLALGGGWVWLGLAGFVSLALLDFTSGVDLSLRGGAGKWFYNGVLYLQLPLMVTLWVLFALHIRADDLGLFNMLGALIAVAFLSALGGLPSAHELMHRKHPLEIAYCSLYLTVFGLPMNDLNHVHGHHPFVGTAADSDTPVRGESVYGFVRRSIVHGTRIAYQIEKNRLGKTGHSVFWWRSRVVWAVLSVSTWVGLFVWLAGPLGLPWLLAAWAVCFLILGGFNYTQHYGLVREPGTPLLPHHSWNHLNTFSRAVSFEISTHAEHHLDPDKHYELLRPYPEAPQMPSIVACFLASFIPPLWERMIAKPRLIDWDRRYANGRERELAMAANIHAGWPRWLDSAPTG